From the genome of Caloenas nicobarica isolate bCalNic1 chromosome 14, bCalNic1.hap1, whole genome shotgun sequence:
GAAGGAGGAGAAGGGCGTCTGAACACCGATGAAGGAGCTGCGATGGATAACAAAGACTCGGAAGCTGAGATCCACCCTCTGAAGACTGAGGACATAAAAGCTCAAGAGAACCATGAAAACTCTGTGGAGAGAAGGATTGTCAGCAAGCAGCCATCACAGCTGTCTCGGCTGTCCCGGTGGCGCACTGCCGCCTTCTTCATCTCATTATTTCTGTGTCTGATAattgtgtttgctttctcctttaTCATTCCTTGCCCAGAGAGGCCAGTTTCAGAAAGAACATGGTTCCGAAACTATGACAATGCAGGTGAGCTTGATGtagcagaataaatatttatcaacAGTCCTTTTCCTTTATGTGCCACGAATTTGAATTGTGGAGCTCTACCTGAGCGCGATCTGGAGCCTGCAGGGATGCTGCCCTGGGGAGCGAGAGCTCTGAGTACCTGACCTGGATAAGCAGTGGCCCGTCATAATTGCAGTGGccttcctggaggtgtttacaGGATCTGACGGAGAAATTAAATGCTGCTCTGAAGTGCTAACAAGGTAGCAGGCTGGCCTCattcggggaaaaaaaaaaaaagaggaagggtATCTGGGAATAAATCTCTGTTGAAGTTTGGTCTGTGAAGTGGTCTCTTGAAGTTTGAGATGAGGTTTGGAGACAATTAGGCGTTCTTCCTCTGTCAGTATGACTCTCTAATTTTCTCCGTGGCTaacaggagagggagaagaggaatcgccttttttttttttttttttttagataaattGCACAAATTTATGTTGCCTTAGTCGGCTCCTTGGCCTAAGTACTGCTCCCTGGTGGCTCCACATTGACTTCTGTGAAAGCTTTTCTGTATTATGTGCGGTGGGTGTGTGCTGCTCGTGCTGTAAATGCAGAGATAGTGCTCACCCACGGGGACTGAGCTTTGTGTGTTAGTGTGGAAATCCCAAGTTCTGCTCCCCTGAGCTGAGGAAAGCTGCTTTTAGCTGAGAGTGAGAAAGATGGAATATCTGGGgctgggttttgtggggtttgtttgtttcttaatatATTTCGGGAATGGCATCCCCTCACCAAGACCAGAGTTGTTCTTTGCTTAGCATAGTTCAAATTTTGGCTGCTTGGCTataaaaaaaagaggcaaatcCTCTAGGGGTtagcaaactttaaaaatcctttGGTGCTAACTTCCAGTCCTTGGTAGTCATGtagatggcttttttttcaatacaaaaGCCGATTTGTCTCGACGTTGCACtgtcagggctggaggcagTGAGTGGGTCTCTAGGAATTTGTGTTTTGCTCCAGCTAGCTGTGCTGGGGGTTGAGGCAATCCCCACCAGCACCTGCAATGGGATCTCTTTTACAGCGGCCTACCAGTTTCTCGCTATAGAAGACGTGGACGAAGACAAGGTGCAAGATGTGATCTTTGCTTTCAAAGCCAgcaatggcagcagcagcttcaacAGATCCTGTTTGGATGAAGGTAGCTGGTTCAGAAATGGAAAGCCTTTTAGTAAAAGgggtgttatttttcttttagttctaGTTAGTGAGGCTACTGTGGGACTGACAGAGAAAACCCAGTTAGCGGGGTGGGGAGCTGGGTGAGCAGCAAAGGTGGGTGTAGGCAGCACTCCCTCTGACACCTCTTCCCTTCAGGTCTGCCCTCTCCCTGTGCCTTCATCGCCGCCGTGTCTGGCACGAACGGCCGAGCGCTCTGGGAGCGTCCTGCTGCCGAGGAGGTTGAGTGGCTGCAGTGTGGCATCCAGCAGCTCGGCGGGGGCGAGGCCCCGGGTTGCCTGGTCGTGGAGAAGCCGTTGTCTCTTACGGCAGTCGACCTGCGGACAGGTGAGTGGCGAGCAGAGTGCCGCTGCCGTAACGGGGGACGTGCTGCTTGCTTTCCTCACCTAGTGACCTTCAGACCTCGCAGGCTGGGGCCGACAGCGTGACGTGACTTGCTGGTACATGAACAATGGCCACAAGGTGTTTATTATCTCGAAAACCTTGCCAGAATCATTCAATGGGCCGCTGAGAAGCGGCCGTTCTCTCAGCCACTGTGTTCCAAAGGCTGGACTCTGTTGTGGTGGTTTGTGCCAGCCACTGTAACATAAAACCAACTTTTCAACAGCTTGTGAAACAGGAGAAGCAGTCACTAGCTGTGAACGTTGCTTTATGCTCTCAGGGGTTGGACACAAACCCGCAGTGTTTCTCAGGTGTTTGTGTGTGAGTACTAGGAGTGCCTGCAGTGGCAAGAGGAGTGGGAGTTTTAGGCATTTATGGTTTTAAAGTCGGCAAGGAGAGCACTTATCCTAAGTACTCACCAGTCTGTTTCAGTAGTCCAGGGTTTTGCCCGGCTCCTCTAGAAAGTGTTCTTCATTTCTGGAGAAATTCATCATCATCTTGCCTAACATGGGGTAAGGGTAGAGAGTGCCAGTACTTCTCTAGGAACAGGGCACTGATCTTCTATTGCACCTTGAACCTTCCTTGCTGAGGAAGCCCGAAATACCTCCATTTTAGAGGTCTCCATTTCCAAGGGTATAAACAGTCCATGTTCTTCCTTGGGAACATGCTTCAGGTGCCATCCTCTGTATCTGGTATTGAACTCCTCACACCCTATTTTCCAAAAACTGGGAGAGAATCTGAAGAAAATCTAGTGTAGCTTTTGATTTCCACTGCAGATGGAAGtgtagacacacacacagagctggaaaGCTTCTGTACCAACTGAGATACCTTAGCACCGTTTCCCTCATCAGTAGGCTTTAACGTGGGATATTTATAGACTATTAATGAAGCAGTTGCTTTCAGGGCAGAGTGTAGAAAGGCGGCTGCTGAGCCAAAGGCataaaaaaatagcacaaaCATGGAGAGAAGGAACCAGGCTAAGCCACAGGTCACAGCAACCatacaataaagaaaacattccatagataaaggaaaagcaagagatgAAAAATTGCTTCAGATAGACAAGTGAATAACTCAGAAGTTGGCATATTTGATACCTTTTTGCTAATAAATAGGTTAAAAGGGAATTCTTAGCACATTGGACTTTTACTGGGGGATAGGAGGACAGATcagaataaaatgtatttaaataggCTAAATGTATTTAAAGTGGCAAAGTCTGACTTACATCACATTGTGCTAAAAAAAGTAGTCAAAACAATCTTTAGCTGTTAATGATTCATCGTGGCGGAGGATTGGTGAGATTCCAGGACTCTCGGGCTGCCGAACCTCTGTCCATAGGAAGATTGAAGGAGGGGTAGGCAGATTATCATCTGAAAGTGTCTGATGTGATTTTGATCTTTAAATGCTGATAAAGTTAGTGCTTTTCTATCAGTTCAAGTTGTGTTAAGTCTTGCTTTCTTCATTGCCAGAATAAGTGACCAGAGCAAACAAGAAGGAAAGTGCAGGATTgcatcttctgtttctgtgggaCATCCAACATTCCTGCATGCTTATCTTACAAGCAAACTGGGACGCAAGAGCTTAAGATTAGCTGTTCCAGGTCAAAGCAAATGTCTGTGTAGCTTTGTATTCCATCTCTGCCAGGGCCAGAAGCAGAATCTcgggcaggaggacaggagtGTTTTGTTACACCTTCTCAGCTTATCCAGCAGCGCTGGTCTCCTAAGGGATGTGGCAGAAAAGGGACCACAATGACCAGATGTGTGAAACTGCTTCTGTGTAAGAAATCACTAAATAAACCCGAACTCCAATCTGGAGAATGTGTGACAGGGAGAAAAGCCTATAAAATTATGAGTGATAAGTAGAAGAACAGGGAATTATGATTTCCTGTTGCAGTTCTTCATTGCTCCGCAGTTCTTCTATCAAGTGATAGGTTCAGAAGAACCAAAAGTGGATCCATTTGGATGCAAGGAGCTTACAAGTGTTTAGTAAACGAGTGGGCAAGGGCATGGGAGAGGGGTCTGACACTGCGGTAGGAAAGACCTGCCTGGAGCTCAGgtggctgctgagctgcaggctGGGACAGCGCAGCCTTTGGCTGTGTCTGCCCCTTGTCAGCCTGAAGCCAACCATCCTGCTCTGTGCTCTCGGGCTGCTTGAAGCGAGAGCTGAACTCCCTCGTCTAAGTCCTACTTTTATAATTCCTTCTggaccaaaaaacccccaaccctTTCACGCAGGTTAGATTTGCTGCCAAGGCACTTATCTAATTTCCATCTTGGCTTCTGTTGCCATGTTTCTGCTGTGGCCTCGAGCTCTGAGGAGGCACTGTAGCACTCCAGGCGTCGGACAGGATAGTCCCATCTCCTGTCGATGGAGCAGGATGAGACTGCATTTGCAGTTCATGCTCTTTGGGAGCTCTGTTAGAGCAGGAAGTCTCCTCAAGTCCTTTGTGTTGAATCCATCTCACTGTTATGTGTTTCTATCAAGTCGGACCACTCTTTTAAGAGTAAAATGCTCCCTCCAAAATTATATCCACTGTCTAACCAGCAAAGAATAGAGCCTTAGGCATCGAAATGTGAATTTCATGAGCCTGGTCTTACTGTTGTAGCTTTGGACTGTGCTGAAGCCAGGATATAGTTATTTAAaacttctctccttcctttgcctgctttttttgttcggggtggggggggtggaaaTTCTTTGCCTTCCCACGATTTCCTAGGGCACTCTTCTACTTCACATCTGTTGTCATAGTAACAAatccaagtatttttttcagtgtttcagtgAAAGCTTTGGAGGAATCCTACTGGAAATACAGCCTGCCTTAAATTATTGCAGACAGTGTCAGGTAGTAATTCCTCGGCTTTCAGCACAGCTGCCTTCTTGACAAAGAGCAGATGATTACTTCGCATTCCTGAAATGATAACTGCTGTGTGTGATACTGTTTAAAGGGGAGGGTAAGCATTTCCCCTCTGAGAACCTAGTTAGTCACGTACGTCTTCCTTAAAAAGAGGTCTCAGCGGTCTCCCCCTTGAAATTCTGCTGCAGATTCCACTggccagcagccctgggcagagcgAGGCGAGCAGAGCCACTCAACTGGCCTGGAGCTGTTGAAGAGAAACACCCCTCTCACATacactgttttttaaaaccCAAAGCTTTTCCACCTGTTTACAAACAAGTTAGAACGTGCTGTGTGTGTTCTTCAAACAAGGGAGAGGTGGATGTGAGCTGAGTTGTGGCTGGTTGCCTTAGCGTGGAACATCTGCAGGAGGCAAGCTGCAGCAAAAATGGTTTTGTTGGGAGCAGCTGTAATGCTGTGGTCAGAATTCAGCTGCTTTATCGTCTTTAAATGTTTGTGCAGATGGAAGTACACAGCAGCAAGGCTTTAGGTCACAAAAAAAGGATTTTCCATGCAATGAACATGCTGGGAAGCTTGTTAACATaaggcaggagaaaagctgTTCTCTGTGCCCGGGGTGTTGGGCTGCATTTGTGCAGGCAGCTAGAATTACTTTCCAGTATAAGTTGAAACTGTGATGCTGGGACTCATTTGAAATATAGAAATGCAATGAAATCCCCATGATGAGCATAAATGTGACTGGTTTGCAGTGCTGATGGGTTGTAAATGGCTGGCTGGTGCAAAGTACTTCAAAGAGCAGGAGCCTTAAAAGCCTTTCAACCTAAAGTGTGTTTTAGTGAGTGTTTCCCAATAACTGTCTTCTAGGGCAGATTCAGTGGAGACAGCCCAGTGACTTTGGAGCGAATTACACTGTGCTGAGTCCCGTGTCAGTGATCCCAGATGTGGATAGTGATGGAGTTCAGGACCTGATAATCTTTATTGCTACAGGAGATAAGGTATGTCACTCTGGAGCTGTGATAAACGTGGTGGCCAGACCGCAGGGCATAGCAGgaatgttatttatttccatCTTGTCTTCTAAGAGGAAGTGTCCAAAGGCCTCTGATACTTGTGGGTTTGGAGTAGGTTCTTTCCCACTCTGCAGAGATGTACTCCCAAATCAATGCAAGTGTTTTATGgttaaaaaaaacagaaaaaagaaaaaagctggcCAGGAATCCCTCCCCCTTTTCAGTCTGCGCTCCTCGCTGTGTGTTCCTGGGCTGCATGTGGGGTGAGCCCGGGCGAGATGAGCTTGCAGTTTTCTGGGACGCTGCTCAGAGAAGTGGCAGTGAACAAACCCTGACAGGTTTGGCTCTTAGATGAACGCAGGGCTGACAGCCAGCTCTTGTGTACCACCACTGCCCTTTTCTGATACCTGTGTGTCTCTGCCTGTGCTCTGCACAGCTTTCTTCCTAGTCACTGCACTGGCTAATTCGGACTTGGATTAATTTAGTGAAATACCTGCTAGTTATGTTATCTCCATTCCAATATTGCTTTTGCCGTTTCTTAGAGCGGGAAAGTCATGTAGCTAAAACTGTTTTTCTACTCAAACATCTGCATCCGTGATTGAGTGGTACAACATCATCTGCACATGCGGTCTGTCCTGTTTAAAGCATACACAAGTTCTGGTTCCCTGCAAGTCTGCTGGGAGGAGTGGGAGCCCCGTGTCCTTGTACCAGAGTCCCCCATAAGCAAATAGGGTTTTGCTGTCGGAGGCATTGTTGTTGCCAGAGTCATCAGAAATTCTATCCTCTCCGCCTACGtttctcttgtgttttctttcctccctgctTTTGCTATCCCAGTTAtctcaagacttttttttatttttttaatcttagcaGGCCAAGAAATGTCTGAATGTAGTCTCTGTTCTGCAAGACTGccttttgatttgttttccatttaacCTCTCTAGCTATCTTGGTATGAaatcccttcctccctctgGACTTGGCAAGCACTCTGTcaactgaagtaaaaatatgttcttttttaagaaatcaCACAAAATGTAGGGAGCTTGAGTGGAGCTCTACAGCTTAGAAAAACACAGTCTCATTGGAAGGGAGATTCAGAGCTTAAATAAATTAGCTTTGTAGCTAACAAGGGCTGAAGTTGAACGTTAACTATACTGCTGTTTCCTGAAACGGCAGAGCTTTGAGCTGTCTGTGGGGAAGGGTCTCTGTAGGGGGGGTTCAGACGGCAGCTTTTTCTGGGAGTCTTATTGACCTCTACCTGCTGCAAGCTCCAGCACAAACATGCCTGGGAAAACGTGCTGTTTGTCAGAATAATCTCCTGTAGCAGCGCAAAGAGGCATTGAGCAGTGCAGCAAGTGAGGGGATGTGAATTCTTCCTTGCTGTGTGAACACCTTTGGCTGTGCCTGTCCCGGGGCAGCTGCTGAACCAGTGCTTGCAAGTAAAGGTGAAGCTGATCTACAAGAGCTGGTATGTGTCTCCTCCCAGTGCAGGAGGCTGGGAACAGCTGGTGGATGCATTGCTTTCCCTCTCCAGCTGTGTTCTTCATTCTCCCCAGCAACCTCTATCCCTTATTCACCTGCCAGACTGTCCAGATTCAGTTTGGGAGCAGCAGGTTTCCTTCTCGTTCCCAGGCCCTCCCTCTCAAGGAAGAGGGAAGGTTTCCTGCCTGACTCAGCATCTCTGATGGATGCTGTTTCTCCCAGTCTGGTGTTTCTCTTTTCCCTAGTGTGCATTACTCTCCCCAGACCGTGACTGTTGCCCAGATGTCTGAATCTGATCCTGATTTTAGCCTTCATTCTCCTGGGTGAAATGTTTTTAGTGGATTCTGTTACTCTGAACAAAGAATATGAATAAACCCGTCAGCTTTTTTATCCCCTTGGACTCATGTCAACCATAGGAGGAGCAGATTAGggcacttaaaatatttagcagAGCTCCTGCTTGAAGCCAAGTTTCCCCTGTGACCATATGCTGCTTTGATTCTGCCTCTGGGTCCTCTCCATCGCTGTCACTGCTCGGGAGGCTGGGACCGATCTTCGCTGTCCTTAGCAGAGCTCGGTGGTCCCAGCCCGCAGGGGAGGTGGTTGGCAGAGGCAGTAAAACCTCAGGGCAAGTGGCTGTGCTGGAAGTGGTTTTCAAACTTGCAAAGGTATTCACAGCAGAGGGATCATCTAACTCATGCCGACACCTCCAAAACCAGGGAGAGACTGTTCACCTGAGTTATGTTGTTCCCGCTTAGCTGCTGTTCCCTACCAGCTGCTCAGAATTTTTGGAACACACTCAAGTTGGAACAGTAACAATGTGATACAgctttaaccttttttttttttttttttaattccttcacTGCATAGATTAAAACCTTCATCCATTCAGGAAAAAGTGGCGAACAGATTGGCTCTGCTGGAAGCCTGGATGTGGCTGGGAAAGCTCACTACATCAGGCTGAACCTGGCCCCCTCCTCCTACTTCCTTTTCTATACAGGTACAGTTCTGTTTGTGAATTCAGTCTGAAAGAGTGATTATAACTGTGAAATCAGGATTGCTGCACAGTTGTCTGAAAGAATGTTTTGCgtttttaaaagctgtcttGTGCTTTCATCTAGCAAAAGAGCTATTCAAGGCCAAGAGAAGGGGGGGTTTCTGCTTAAACTAAGGTTTGTCACATACTGtagtaattttatttgaaaaatattgagaATGTAAGGTTTAAGTAGTCATTTATAGCAAATGATTATTGTGGAACACTTGGATTATGAACAGATAAGATGTTAAAAGCATTCAAAAGCAGGCTTGAGTCTCAAAATACCACTACAACTCTATGATGCAAGccctaaaaatacattttatctgCCAGATTTGGAAAATTGTAGAGTTCAGAGCAAGGGCAGGATAACTTATATCCctcattcttgcttttttttttttttttttttcacagaaaactcTCTCTATGCCTATTCCCTGAAAGATCTCTACACTGCAGCAACTGGGATGGAAATTAAGCTTCCCGGCCTTGAACAAGATCCTCAGTGGGAGAAGAACATTGACCACAGCACGCACCGCTTATCCCTCCTCAGGTGTAACATTGTGGCTGGTGGAGCCAAGGGTACTGGTGTTCCTGACAGAATGGCCTCTTGGGGCTTTGTTCTTTCCTGGCTATGTGGCTTTTGGACTAGGAGCACATCCAAAGCTCGGGGAGAGGGCTGGCATTGATGGCCTGGTCAGGGTTTcacagggaaggagggaaagcagGCCAGGGTTTCCCATTTGCATGTACTGTGCAGGGAAGCAAACTGAAACCCCACAATAAAACCATCTGTGGTCTAGAAATTGTGATGATTTCTCTGTCCTTGTTCAGCTTCGGAGACATTCATTACCTGGCAAAAATTCCTGGACGATCACGGGAAAACATCTTGGTTGTAAACTCGGAGATGGCGACGCTGATCAACGCACAAAATCTTCAGACTTTGTGGACCCTCAATGTGTCCCGTGTTGTGAGGTAGTGTTACCACTGTGGGTTGGAAGTGGCATTTCCAGGTTCCCAGCAACGCTGGTGTCCTGGCAGATGctattttattgtttcatttgaAACACGCACCCTGCTCTGTGGTCATATCTGGATCATGCTTACTTCGTTGTGTCTCCTCCGCTAGCAGCTCTCAGGTGCTGCTCAGAATGGAGGAGCCCAAAGCTTTGATTCTTCATTCTGAGCCTGCTGTGATGTGGCTGTCCTAGGACTGGGCTCAGACTTGAGAGCAGTCAGAGGAGAGAAGCTGCTCTGAAAGAACAGGGTATGCTCAAGCCGTCAGGGTGTGTTATGATCTGTcttgtctctttttctcccttagTGAGCCGCTGCTCGGTTACTACAAACCCGATGTTCTTGCTATTGTCCTGGAGAGTGAAATCGGACCCAACAGGAAGAAGGTTTGAAATCTCTTCCTTTTaacttcctttctctctgcatgTCTCAGCTCAAGCTGGCACTGAGTCGAGGACAGTTGGTAGGATGTGTTCCTTCTGGCTGATTTTAGGAAGCTTTAGGCTGGGAAAGGATCTCTTTCAACAGGTTATTGAAGCCAGCTCAGGCACTTTAATTCTCTTCTCAGCAAGAGGCTTCAATGACAGAGCTTTGAACTCCTTGAAATAGCTGAAAAACTTCTGACTTTAATGCGGCCTGCCCCAGTTCTCACAGCTCTGTGATGCCCAGCTCCTCATCTTCCCATGTGTCAAATACTTGTTCCCATAGCCAGTGAGGGGTAGAGACAGCTGACTCGGCTTCTCTCTCATGGCTTGTCAGAGCTCTTTGGTGTGAGTTCCTTTACTCTCTTCCCTGCCAGGTTATGATTGTTGAGAGCGGAACCGGAGCAGTCCAGTGGGACCTGAAGCTGAACTCTAGAGCTGAGAGCCCTGGGCCAGCCACACTTTCTACTGCTGATCACCGCTCCACCTTCCTCATCTGGGGTGACTACCAGGTACCAGGAAACGAAACGGTGAGTAGTGCTGCGGGATGgctgctgttctccagacttTGGGCCAGAACTGGGTGTTCACATTCACATCTGTCTGTGCTGCtactgctgcagcctccagcacTGACTGTGGGGACTCTGACCAGTCCAGTCTGCTAGAAGCAGGCAGACCTCTGCGTGTGGTCTGGTCTCTACTGGGTCTTCACAGTGGCACCAGCAGCTTTTGTCACCCTTGGCCTGTCTACGTAGAGAAAAGTGACTTAGTGGCTCTGTGAGCAGAGTCACTGGCTTCCCCAGAGCCCTGCCATGGTGTGGTGCTGCAGGAGGGGCCGCCGGTCTGGTACCTCTGAAGTTGCTGCTGTTTGGCCAGGTGCCTCCTGCAGCAGTAGTGCACACAGCCACCTCCCGTGGCCACGTGGACATCCTCTCTCTGTGCCAAGGCGGCTCTGGCAGCCTTGATGTACAGCTCAGCTGCGGAACCAAGCCGGCTGGGGCAGTGGCTGGCAGCGTGAGTGACAGGTTGTGACTTGGAGGGTGCCTGAGTACCAGCCGAGATTCCTGTGCTTCCCTTGCTAACTCTGCCAGCCCTAAGGTGAAAATCTGTCTCCTGCCTGTAGCAGACAGGCCTGCTCTTTGCAGGGAgcttggggtggggaggagagcaCCAGTGCCGGGCAGGAAGCAAAATCCCAACACTAGTACTAGTAGCATCAGGCAGAATGAGCTGGTCAGATATGGATGAGTACCTGGCTGGATGTGTTCTGTCGAGCATGAGTAGTAGCTGAGCCTGGTACTGGTGTTGTCTCTGGGATAACATGTGAGTCCATGTCCTGATAGTGTCCTGTTGGTTGCAGAGATCCAGAACTCCTCTCCAGAAGCTGTATCTTTTCCACCCTTCCTACACTAATGTCCTGTTGGAGCTCCGCAATAGCACTGACCAAATAATTGCGTTCAATGGTAAGTCCTCTCCTTCCAGCCCACCAGTGAGGAGGTGCAGGAGGACACTGGACTTCTGGTACCTGCTGGATTTGGTGGGTGTGTGGTGTTGGGTCTGGTGGCCAGTCTGAACGTGGAGACCTCAGGCTGGGCTGTTCCCTTTGCTCTGCGTTCCAGCCGCGCTGTTTGAGCGGAGCCGTCACGCCTGCTACGTGCTGCTGAGGGGGCCCCAGCCCAGCGAGGAGCCAGGATCAGTGTCTCTGATGAAGCGTAAGCTGAAGGAGGACGTCTCTGAGAGCAGGGTGATCTGGCTGAGCCAGGTGGCTGTGGACAGTGAGCAGTATGTCCGGGACCGCCTCTACAGGATGCGATTCCACAGCCGAGTGTGAGCTTGtcgagggagggagagaggctgCCCTGGCCCAGGTGTCTCCAGGCTGCCTCTCCTCTGCCACTGTGCTCTTGGCAAACCCAGATCACGGATTCGAACGGGAAGCTGCCTTTCTTGATCCACAAACCAAAGTGTTGCTGGCGGGGAAGCACTCCCGGTGTCTGGGGATGCCTGGGCTGTGGGGG
Proteins encoded in this window:
- the FAM234A gene encoding protein FAM234A is translated as MDNKDSEAEIHPLKTEDIKAQENHENSVERRIVSKQPSQLSRLSRWRTAAFFISLFLCLIIVFAFSFIIPCPERPVSERTWFRNYDNAAAYQFLAIEDVDEDKVQDVIFAFKASNGSSSFNRSCLDEGLPSPCAFIAAVSGTNGRALWERPAAEEVEWLQCGIQQLGGGEAPGCLVVEKPLSLTAVDLRTGQIQWRQPSDFGANYTVLSPVSVIPDVDSDGVQDLIIFIATGDKIKTFIHSGKSGEQIGSAGSLDVAGKAHYIRLNLAPSSYFLFYTENSLYAYSLKDLYTAATGMEIKLPGLEQDPQWEKNIDHSTHRLSLLSFGDIHYLAKIPGRSRENILVVNSEMATLINAQNLQTLWTLNVSRVVSEPLLGYYKPDVLAIVLESEIGPNRKKVMIVESGTGAVQWDLKLNSRAESPGPATLSTADHRSTFLIWGDYQVPGNETRSRTPLQKLYLFHPSYTNVLLELRNSTDQIIAFNAALFERSRHACYVLLRGPQPSEEPGSVSLMKRKLKEDVSESRVIWLSQVAVDSEQYVRDRLYRMRFHSRV